The genomic window TACTTCGAGGGGGTGGTTGTAGGGCCCAGGAGCCACTGTGCCCCCCAGTACCCACCAGAAAGCCTGTGGGAAATGCTGGCTTCACATACATCAATGAGGACTTTCGGGGAGATTCACCCTCCAGCCCCTGTAGTGACACTGAGGATTCCCGAGAGCAGCAAGCCCGAAGCGCCCATCTCAGGGGCCCACCTCCAAAGCTCATCCCTGTGTCTGGAAAGTTGGAGAAGGTAAGAATGGGACCCTTCCTTTCAAATCCAAATGACTTTTCACAATGTTCAATGAAAGGAGGAGGTGGGATGGGATATAGTACCTTTGATGATTAGCTCTGCTTCCTCGACCAAGGGATTGTCAGGATATAGATAAAGGGAGCACATAGGACTTGGGAGAGGGTACCTCCTAGTAGCTAGGTGGTAGTACTTTGTTACTCTGTTTCAGAACATGGAGAAGAGTCTGATCCGGCCCACAGCCTTCAAACCTGTGCTGCCCAAGCCTCGGGGGCCACCATCCTTGCCGGCATTCCTGGGGCCACGGGCTGGTGTTGGGGGGATGTCAGGGAGCCAGGGTAGTCTCACCCAGCTGTTTGGGGGCCCtgcttcctcctcatcctcctcttcttcGTCCTCTGCTGACAAGGCTCTGACCCTAAGCAGCTGGGCCAATGGTTGCCCCTCAGGGACGCTGTCTGACTCTGGCCGAAACTCATTGTCTAGCTTGCCCACCTATAGCACTGGGGGAGCTGAACCAGTAGGAGGTTCTCCAGTAGGGCACCTACCTACTGATGGCCCTGGGCGAGGGGTGCTGTCTGGTACCGGGGGCAGCCACCGTGGGGTCCCCATGGGTCCCTCGCACTCAGACAGTGGGCGTTCATCATCCAGCAAGAGCACAGGATCCCGGGGAGGCCTCCTCAGTGGTGGGGGCACGAGGGTCTCTCCAGACAGTGGTTCTTGTGGGGATCGATCTCCTCTCCCTGGCccccctccacctcctcccccacccctgccagATGAGTCTCTGCTGCGATGTGCTCTGCAGGAGAAGCTTCGAGAACGGGAGGCAGAACTGCAGCAACTTCGGGACAGCCTGGATGAAAATGAGGCTGCCATATGCCAGGTGATTGACTCCCCACTCTGCCTCTGCCCCCATGCCCTGCCTGAAGGGAGGGGCTGAACTGAGTAGACAGAGGCTGAGTGGAAAAAAACCTGGGTCTAATCCTTCATGCCTCAGTGTGCTGTGTTTCTCTGGGCAACTTTGTGAGCTTCTTTcagattctcttctctcttcttgagGGATGAGAAATGGGAACATGCTTTGAAAGTTACTTTTGGAGATAAAAGACAGATAACTTGAATAATCTAAAACAAGAGATAATTCAAAAGGAGTGATAGAACCTTCCCTGAGGGTGCTTCACTTTACAGTtgataaaattgttttatatCAGTACTTTGAGGGAGGCAGACCAGGTGTTAgtataccaccaccaccaccaccaccaccccctgttttacagataaggaaactaaggcctggagCAATGAAAGAactaacttgtccagggtcatatattAAGTTGATGGCAGGTCTAGAACTAGACCCTCCCTAGTCCAAAGTTCCCTCCACTACCCTTCAATCCCTCAAATCTTTGGTGCTGGACTGTACACtagggtggcagcagcagctgatTATCACTACCTGGCTGGCTCCAGCTTAATATTAGAGCAAGGCTGACCTCTCTGAGCATAGGCTGTCTGGCCCATGAGGGGACCCAGACATGCCACTGTGAGTTACCTAGTGTATTGCTTAAGAGTTATCTGTGATACCATGTTGTTCATGGAGACATTGAGGTCAGGATTGAAGCATGTGCTGAGGTATGTACAAGGAGTGCACACAGAGAAGGTGTGGAATAGTTGAAAATATTGGTCTCAAATACCATACCCACACCTAGTGGCTTTGTAATGATGGTCACATCACTGcctctgagcctgttttctcatttgtgaaatggagatgaCAGTTGACCAAATCACTGGGTTGTAAGAAAACCTCCAAGCACTTTATACATGTGAGAAGGTAGAGAGCCAATGGGATATTTGCCTAAGTTTAGGGGGATAGATGAACTTAGTATTTGTGAATGTCTGGAATGGTACTGTCCCCCCAGGTGTATGAAGAAAAGCAGAGGCGCTGGCAGCGAGAACGGGAGGAGCTCCAGGAAGGCTGTGTAGCCCAGGTGATGCAGGCAACTCAGAGAGCTCAGCGGGCACAGCAACTGCTGCAGCTGCAGGTGTTCCAGCTGCAGCAGGAAAAACGCCAGCTGCAGGACGACTTTGCACAGCTGCTGCAGGAGCGAGAACAACTGGAACGACGATGTGCAGCCTTTGAGCGGGAGCAGAGTGAGCTCGGTCCTCGACTCGAGGAGACCAAGTGGGAGGTGGGTTTGGGGACCCTGGGGAATCTAGGGGAAGAGGATAGGCTGAGAATCTGGGGTGAGCCTTTGGGAATGAGACTGGCATCTGCTTTTCAGGCAGAGGTTAGGGTTTCACCCTCACtattttaaataacataattACCCAAGGTTTTCCAGCTAGTAAATGGGGGGGCTGGGGCTCAAAGTAAGGTGGTTTGCCTCCACATCTTTTACCTGCATTCTCTTGCCTCTGCTGACCCTCTCCTCCTGTTGGGTGTGAGGTCATCACTCACCACTGGTTCCCCCTCACCCCTAAGGTCTGCCAGAAATCGGGGGAGATCTCCCTGTTGAAGCAGCAGCTAAAGGAGTCCCAGGCGGAGTTGGTTCAGAAGGGCAGTGAGCTGGCAGCGCTGCGGGTGGCACTTCGGGAGGCCCGGGCTTCCCTAAGGGCTAGCGAGGGGCGGGCTCGAGGGCTGCAGGAGGCAGCCCGAGCACGGGAGCTGGAGCTTGAGGTCTGCACTCATGAGTTACAACGCAGAAAGAATGAGGCTGAATGGCTTCGCGAGAAGGCTGGACAGCTGGACATGGCTGTGGCAGGACTTCGGGGGGGCTCAGAGCCTATACCTGTGCCCACCCCTGACCCCTTCCTGCTGTCAGAGAGTGATGAGGCCAAAGCTCAGAGAGCAGCAGCAGCTGGGGCGGGGGGGAGCCTTCGGGCCCAGGTAGAGCGGCTGAGGGCTGAGCTGCAGCAGGAACGTCGTCGAGCTGAGGAGCAGCAGGGAAGCTTTGAGAGTGAGCGCCTGGCCTGGCAGGCAGAGAAGGAGCAAGTCATTCGCTACCAGAAGCAGCTGCAGCACAGCTACATCCAAATGTACCGGCGCAATCGGCAGCTGGAGCAGGAGCTTCGGCAGCTCAGCCTGGAGCTAGAGGCCCGAGAGCTGGCAGATTACAGCTTGCCTGAAACCCCACCCTGTGTCCACCTGGAGGAGATCACAGCCACAGAGATTTGAAGACTCATAGGTTAGAGGAGCCATGAGGCAGGGGATGGGAACCAGCTTAGAGGCCTCTGAATCCAGGGACTCTCACCTCTCCACCTTTCTTTGTCCTGGTCTGGCCTTTAGGATGAGTGCAGGGATaagtttccaggtcagttctgtGCCCAAAGGGAGCATTTCGTAGAACTGATGGCCCCATATGATTATTGGTAGGATGACATCAGGCATGCTCATGCTCTCTCTGGGGGGGAGATGTGAAGACCACTTCCTGCTCACCTTACACATCACCATTCCAAATCTGCCCCCATAATACCTATCAAATCTGTCCCTAGCATTGAGAGCCTATGGATTCCATGCCAGAGAGAGaaccctctttccctccttccctcagtaTGTGCCTCCCTTCCATGTTCTGGGTTAAGGATGAGGGACCTGGGATGAAGATGCCTTGGTCTCCATCAGGTTCCTCTCTCTAGAACCCCATTCCATAGCCCCCTGTGTGACCAGGAGCTGCCTTCAGACCAAAGGAAGAACTCAGAGACTTGTCATTTATTTGTGTTTGTTACTATTCCGGTCTCTAACATCACCCCACCCTCCTTCCTGAGTGTATGGCATCTTTTAAATTGTATATTTTTCACACTTGTAAATTTCTTGTAcaaacccaaagaaaaaaattaaa from Notamacropus eugenii isolate mMacEug1 chromosome 1, mMacEug1.pri_v2, whole genome shotgun sequence includes these protein-coding regions:
- the LZTS2 gene encoding leucine zipper putative tumor suppressor 2 isoform X1; this encodes MAFFLAQQVAFKACGQATVLPTMAIVQTLPVPLEATPESTVSHPPHLPTMGSVSSLISGRPCPGGGPAPSGPPFFRQQDGLLLRGGGCRAQEPLCPPVPTRKPVGNAGFTYINEDFRGDSPSSPCSDTEDSREQQARSAHLRGPPPKLIPVSGKLEKNMEKSLIRPTAFKPVLPKPRGPPSLPAFLGPRAGVGGMSGSQGSLTQLFGGPASSSSSSSSSSADKALTLSSWANGCPSGTLSDSGRNSLSSLPTYSTGGAEPVGGSPVGHLPTDGPGRGVLSGTGGSHRGVPMGPSHSDSGRSSSSKSTGSRGGLLSGGGTRVSPDSGSCGDRSPLPGPPPPPPPPLPDESLLRCALQEKLREREAELQQLRDSLDENEAAICQVYEEKQRRWQREREELQEGCVAQVMQATQRAQRAQQLLQLQVFQLQQEKRQLQDDFAQLLQEREQLERRCAAFEREQSELGPRLEETKWEVCQKSGEISLLKQQLKESQAELVQKGSELAALRVALREARASLRASEGRARGLQEAARARELELEVCTHELQRRKNEAEWLREKAGQLDMAVAGLRGGSEPIPVPTPDPFLLSESDEAKAQRAAAAGAGGSLRAQVERLRAELQQERRRAEEQQGSFESERLAWQAEKEQVIRYQKQLQHSYIQMYRRNRQLEQELRQLSLELEARELADYSLPETPPCVHLEEITATEI
- the LZTS2 gene encoding leucine zipper putative tumor suppressor 2 isoform X2, coding for MAIVQTLPVPLEATPESTVSHPPHLPTMGSVSSLISGRPCPGGGPAPSGPPFFRQQDGLLLRGGGCRAQEPLCPPVPTRKPVGNAGFTYINEDFRGDSPSSPCSDTEDSREQQARSAHLRGPPPKLIPVSGKLEKNMEKSLIRPTAFKPVLPKPRGPPSLPAFLGPRAGVGGMSGSQGSLTQLFGGPASSSSSSSSSSADKALTLSSWANGCPSGTLSDSGRNSLSSLPTYSTGGAEPVGGSPVGHLPTDGPGRGVLSGTGGSHRGVPMGPSHSDSGRSSSSKSTGSRGGLLSGGGTRVSPDSGSCGDRSPLPGPPPPPPPPLPDESLLRCALQEKLREREAELQQLRDSLDENEAAICQVYEEKQRRWQREREELQEGCVAQVMQATQRAQRAQQLLQLQVFQLQQEKRQLQDDFAQLLQEREQLERRCAAFEREQSELGPRLEETKWEVCQKSGEISLLKQQLKESQAELVQKGSELAALRVALREARASLRASEGRARGLQEAARARELELEVCTHELQRRKNEAEWLREKAGQLDMAVAGLRGGSEPIPVPTPDPFLLSESDEAKAQRAAAAGAGGSLRAQVERLRAELQQERRRAEEQQGSFESERLAWQAEKEQVIRYQKQLQHSYIQMYRRNRQLEQELRQLSLELEARELADYSLPETPPCVHLEEITATEI